A DNA window from Sulfitobacter sp. BSw21498 contains the following coding sequences:
- a CDS encoding TetR/AcrR family transcriptional regulator, which translates to MTEQKKSDQTRQKILTAGRSLISKHGFGAVGLARILKESDVPKGSFYYYFPSKDGFGQALLHDYVADYLARIDTLCSGAGSAHDKLTAFWSAWLAHAHSEGIANQCLVVKLGAEVADLSDDMRRILNDGVAELVTRIADLLVAGANDGSVPPISDPRATAQMLYAKFLGAAILSKLSQDQIPLQQALSETTDFLAIR; encoded by the coding sequence ATGACAGAGCAAAAGAAATCAGATCAAACGCGGCAGAAGATCCTGACCGCCGGACGATCGCTCATCAGCAAGCACGGGTTCGGCGCCGTCGGGCTGGCGCGCATCCTCAAGGAAAGCGACGTTCCCAAAGGGTCGTTCTATTACTACTTTCCGTCCAAGGACGGCTTTGGTCAGGCGCTATTGCATGATTATGTCGCCGACTATCTGGCGCGCATCGATACCCTGTGCAGCGGGGCGGGGTCTGCGCATGACAAGCTTACGGCCTTTTGGTCAGCATGGCTGGCGCATGCGCACTCCGAAGGAATCGCCAACCAGTGCCTTGTGGTCAAATTGGGTGCCGAGGTCGCCGATTTGTCAGATGACATGCGCCGTATTCTAAATGACGGCGTGGCAGAACTTGTGACCCGTATTGCGGACCTGTTGGTTGCCGGAGCGAACGACGGCTCCGTCCCGCCGATCAGTGATCCGCGTGCGACCGCGCAGATGCTTTATGCCAAATTCCTAGGGGCCGCGATCCTGTCAAAACTCTCGCAGGATCAAATCCCGCTACAGCAGGCTTTGTCAGAAACCACCGATTTTCTAGCCATACGATAA
- a CDS encoding zinc-binding dehydrogenase codes for MKAAVHNSFGEPIDVIESTQVDTPTAGAGEVLVKMTLSPIHNHDLWTIRGNYGYKPELPGAIGGSEALGTVEAVGEGVDEAMIGQRVSIAGVHGTWADYFVAPATGVLPLPDAISDVAGAQLIAMPFSAISLLETLKAKKGDWIVQTAANGAVGKIMTTLAKSRGINLLNLVRREEAVKELTDLGIDNVLSTSEDGWQDKARAIIGEKGAASAIDSVGGDISAVLVDLLGLDGELVVFGTATGAPMPLNSGALIMKHITVKGFWGSRVSGEMDPEERKRLITELVTLVAKGELVLEDGGQFGLDDLSGALKASLTPGRSGKVMIRG; via the coding sequence ATGAAAGCAGCAGTCCACAACAGCTTTGGCGAACCCATCGACGTCATTGAAAGCACCCAAGTCGACACCCCCACCGCAGGCGCGGGCGAGGTTCTGGTCAAGATGACCCTGTCCCCGATCCACAACCACGATCTGTGGACGATCCGCGGCAACTACGGCTACAAACCCGAGCTTCCCGGTGCGATTGGCGGGAGCGAAGCGCTTGGCACGGTAGAGGCCGTTGGCGAGGGCGTGGATGAGGCAATGATCGGCCAGCGCGTGTCGATTGCGGGCGTGCATGGCACATGGGCTGACTACTTTGTTGCCCCCGCCACTGGCGTTCTTCCCCTGCCCGACGCGATCTCTGATGTCGCCGGTGCGCAGTTGATCGCCATGCCGTTCAGCGCGATTTCCTTGCTGGAAACGCTGAAGGCAAAGAAGGGCGACTGGATCGTCCAGACCGCTGCGAACGGGGCCGTGGGCAAGATCATGACCACACTCGCCAAAAGCCGCGGCATCAACCTGCTGAACCTCGTGCGCCGCGAAGAGGCAGTGAAAGAGCTCACCGATCTGGGCATCGACAATGTACTGTCGACCTCCGAAGACGGCTGGCAGGACAAAGCCCGCGCGATCATCGGTGAAAAGGGGGCCGCATCAGCAATCGACTCTGTCGGTGGTGACATCTCTGCCGTTCTGGTCGATTTGCTGGGACTGGACGGCGAGCTTGTCGTTTTCGGGACAGCCACCGGTGCGCCGATGCCGCTGAATTCGGGTGCGCTGATCATGAAGCACATCACGGTAAAAGGCTTCTGGGGTTCCCGCGTGAGCGGCGAGATGGACCCCGAAGAGCGCAAGCGCCTGATCACAGAGCTGGTGACGCTGGTCGCCAAAGGCGAGCTGGTGCTGGAAGATGGCGGGCAGTTCGGGTTGGACGATCTGTCTGGCGCACTGAAAGCGTCGCTGACACCGGGTCGTTCTGGTAAAGTGATGATCCGCGGCTAA
- the pobA gene encoding 4-hydroxybenzoate 3-monooxygenase produces MKTQVVIIGGGPSGLLLSQLLNNAGVSTVVLERTTRDHVLSRIRAGVLEDGTTNLLRHAGVGARMDQQGLAHQGCYLTDNDLMVHIDFQKLIGKQVMVYGQTEVTRDLYEAQDRMGATIIHEVEDVVIAGADTNAPTVSFLKDGQHQEITCTYVAGCDGFHGVSRKTIPAAKRKEFERVYPFGWLGVLSRTKPVNDELIYASSEHGFALASMRSESLSRYYIQVASSENVADWSDDRFWEALKQRLPQSVASALITGPSIEKSIAPLRSFVSEPLRWGNLFLVGDAAHIVPPTGAKGLNLAVSDVFYLHDALIAALKRGDKRGIDGYSAHALARIWKAMRFSWQMTTMLHQFEGEDSFAPQMRRASLAHLAQSETARRDLAENYTGLPF; encoded by the coding sequence ATGAAAACTCAAGTCGTCATTATCGGTGGCGGACCATCTGGTCTGTTGTTGTCGCAACTGCTGAATAATGCAGGTGTCAGCACTGTCGTTCTTGAACGGACCACCCGCGACCATGTTCTGTCTCGAATCCGCGCCGGTGTGTTGGAAGACGGCACGACGAACCTGCTGCGCCACGCCGGTGTGGGCGCGCGGATGGACCAGCAGGGCTTGGCGCATCAGGGCTGCTATCTGACCGACAACGATCTGATGGTGCATATCGATTTCCAAAAGCTGATCGGGAAACAGGTCATGGTTTATGGCCAGACCGAAGTCACCCGCGATCTATACGAGGCTCAGGACAGAATGGGTGCGACGATCATCCACGAGGTCGAGGACGTGGTCATTGCCGGCGCAGACACCAACGCGCCCACGGTGTCCTTTCTCAAGGATGGTCAACACCAAGAGATTACCTGCACCTACGTCGCAGGCTGTGACGGATTTCACGGTGTCAGCCGCAAGACGATCCCTGCCGCCAAACGCAAGGAATTCGAACGGGTCTACCCCTTTGGCTGGCTGGGGGTTCTGTCGCGTACGAAACCGGTGAATGACGAATTGATCTATGCCAGCTCCGAACACGGCTTCGCCCTTGCCTCTATGCGCAGCGAAAGTCTGAGCCGGTATTACATTCAGGTGGCCTCCTCAGAGAACGTCGCAGACTGGAGCGATGACCGTTTTTGGGAGGCGCTGAAGCAACGGCTGCCTCAGTCCGTGGCCAGCGCATTGATCACCGGTCCGTCGATCGAAAAATCCATCGCGCCGCTGCGGTCGTTTGTGAGCGAGCCGTTGCGGTGGGGCAATCTGTTTCTGGTGGGCGACGCTGCGCATATCGTCCCCCCGACCGGCGCCAAGGGGCTGAACCTTGCGGTGTCGGATGTGTTCTATTTGCACGACGCGTTGATCGCGGCGCTCAAGCGAGGGGATAAGCGCGGTATTGATGGCTATTCGGCACATGCGCTGGCGCGGATATGGAAGGCGATGCGGTTCAGCTGGCAGATGACGACCATGCTGCACCAGTTCGAGGGCGAAGACAGCTTTGCACCACAGATGCGTCGGGCGTCGCTTGCCCATCTGGCACAAAGCGAAACGGCGCGGCGGGATCTGGCCGAGAATTATACAGGGCTGCCGTTCTAA
- a CDS encoding helix-turn-helix domain-containing protein, whose protein sequence is MTKLSPIPSYALFGETKGFPDVLHCERIKDRAPDHAWHIAPHRHARLAQVLYILSGGGTANIEGDRFALTQGSVVFIPPRMVHSFDFTPNTQGMVQSFPIAILHSIGPLNAELGKALSKPTVGRAAGTLVALMTQLETVTAQTGAPFRAQIAVGLGQAVLSSIAAWGTTQKDGSAPLDDRLSRLDQLISDPASAGWTAKDFAGSIGVSTGHLSRLCRAAKGQSATAYIEARHVEEACRMLAFTRLSVAEVGYRLGFADPSYFSRRFRTVQGVTPSQYRHQFAT, encoded by the coding sequence ATGACAAAGCTTTCCCCGATCCCCAGCTATGCGCTTTTTGGTGAAACGAAAGGGTTTCCCGATGTGCTGCATTGCGAACGGATCAAGGACCGCGCACCGGATCACGCTTGGCATATCGCGCCGCATCGCCACGCTCGGCTCGCGCAGGTGTTGTATATTCTGTCGGGCGGTGGCACCGCAAATATCGAGGGTGACCGCTTTGCCCTGACACAGGGTTCGGTCGTGTTTATTCCACCACGCATGGTGCATAGCTTCGACTTTACCCCCAACACCCAAGGCATGGTGCAGTCCTTTCCCATCGCGATCCTGCACAGCATAGGGCCGCTAAATGCAGAACTGGGCAAAGCGCTGTCCAAACCCACGGTCGGGCGGGCGGCCGGCACCTTGGTTGCGCTGATGACACAGCTTGAAACCGTGACCGCCCAGACCGGCGCCCCGTTTCGGGCTCAGATCGCTGTGGGGCTAGGGCAAGCGGTTCTGTCCAGCATCGCGGCATGGGGGACGACGCAAAAGGACGGCAGCGCCCCGCTCGACGACCGGCTGTCGCGACTGGACCAGTTGATCAGTGATCCGGCCAGCGCGGGCTGGACGGCCAAGGATTTTGCCGGCAGCATTGGCGTCAGCACAGGACATCTGTCGCGCCTGTGCCGTGCAGCCAAGGGCCAGTCCGCCACCGCCTATATCGAAGCCCGCCACGTCGAAGAAGCCTGCCGCATGTTGGCATTCACGCGCCTTTCAGTGGCCGAGGTGGGCTACCGTCTGGGCTTTGCCGACCCGTCCTATTTCTCGCGGCGATTTCGTACCGTTCAAGGCGTCACCCCGTCGCAATACCGCCATCAGTTCGCAACCTGA
- a CDS encoding TRAP transporter substrate-binding protein gives MTKGNMNRRTMLRGAALGALATPALVGKGIAQGKVNWRVQAHWPKASSSFNDSLGKLAEVLEARTEGAFKMDLLGAGEFAKGPDIYNIVRKGVVPMGTVSPSYVQDQAQAASFLFGIPGTFRQAWEMEHAIKNLGLEALVNEDLNADGVMMKTEKVLPVEIVVSKKIESAEDFKGLKLRSSGTMLDYLQSAGAAPQYIPGSELYQSLSSGVVDGAHWGAAVGAQSMSLWEVCKYHYKPALGQTTDAFILNMDAVDGLEDDLRTALLDTMETRFFQRSAEYQHAEAIAISEGVAENGVEVLQLPDDVLAILADASSKILDTEAQKGERAAKAADIYKTLMTDLGYL, from the coding sequence ATGACTAAAGGCAATATGAACCGCCGCACCATGCTGCGTGGGGCCGCTCTTGGCGCGCTGGCAACACCGGCGCTGGTTGGCAAGGGTATCGCACAAGGTAAGGTAAACTGGCGCGTGCAAGCGCACTGGCCCAAGGCGTCCAGCTCTTTCAACGACAGCCTCGGTAAACTGGCAGAAGTGCTTGAGGCGCGCACCGAAGGCGCGTTCAAGATGGATTTGCTGGGTGCGGGTGAATTCGCCAAAGGCCCCGACATCTACAACATCGTGCGCAAAGGCGTTGTGCCCATGGGGACGGTCAGCCCGTCCTATGTGCAGGATCAGGCGCAGGCCGCGTCCTTCCTGTTCGGCATCCCCGGCACCTTCCGTCAGGCGTGGGAAATGGAACACGCGATCAAGAACCTTGGCCTTGAGGCGCTGGTGAACGAAGACCTGAACGCCGACGGCGTGATGATGAAGACGGAAAAAGTACTGCCCGTCGAAATCGTCGTCTCGAAGAAAATCGAATCCGCCGAAGACTTCAAAGGACTCAAGCTGCGGTCGTCGGGGACGATGCTGGATTACCTCCAGTCCGCCGGTGCCGCACCGCAATACATTCCGGGGTCCGAGCTTTATCAATCGCTCAGCTCGGGCGTTGTGGATGGCGCACACTGGGGGGCCGCCGTGGGGGCGCAATCCATGTCCCTGTGGGAGGTCTGCAAATACCACTACAAACCCGCGCTTGGTCAAACCACTGACGCCTTCATCCTTAACATGGATGCCGTCGACGGGCTGGAAGACGATCTGCGTACCGCCCTGCTCGACACGATGGAGACGCGTTTCTTCCAACGCTCGGCCGAATATCAACACGCCGAAGCCATCGCGATTTCCGAGGGCGTTGCCGAGAATGGCGTAGAGGTGTTGCAACTGCCCGACGATGTGCTGGCAATCCTTGCGGATGCGTCGTCCAAGATCCTCGATACAGAGGCGCAGAAAGGCGAACGCGCGGCGAAGGCGGCAGACATCTACAAAACCTTGATGACCGACCTCGGCTATCTTTAA
- a CDS encoding TRAP transporter small permease subunit, whose translation MFKLARFITQLNRIIGYWISFCVLIIFALLLADVVMRYLIGQPAIWTAELATLIFGVYAIIGGGYLLTERGHVNVDIIYGQFSPKRKALVDIVTWPLFVIFVGVLLWQGYDIASEAIADMERSNSVWKAPLWPTKSLIPVAALLLLLQGFVRLWADVRTLMGLPNDPAIFGQPATGDTEAAQAAGGHS comes from the coding sequence TTGTTTAAACTTGCGCGCTTCATCACGCAATTGAACCGCATTATCGGCTATTGGATCAGCTTTTGCGTGCTGATTATCTTTGCCCTGCTCTTGGCCGATGTGGTCATGCGCTATCTGATCGGACAGCCCGCGATCTGGACTGCCGAACTGGCAACGCTGATCTTTGGAGTCTATGCGATCATCGGGGGCGGGTACCTGCTGACCGAACGCGGTCACGTGAACGTCGATATTATTTATGGCCAGTTTTCACCCAAGCGCAAAGCGCTGGTCGACATCGTAACATGGCCGCTGTTCGTGATCTTTGTCGGTGTGCTGCTGTGGCAGGGCTATGACATCGCGTCAGAAGCCATCGCCGATATGGAGCGGTCGAATTCCGTCTGGAAGGCCCCGCTGTGGCCGACCAAATCCCTGATCCCCGTCGCGGCGCTGCTGCTGCTGTTGCAGGGGTTCGTACGCCTTTGGGCCGATGTGCGCACCCTGATGGGACTGCCCAATGATCCCGCAATTTTTGGTCAACCCGCTACCGGTGACACCGAAGCCGCCCAAGCCGCTGGAGGCCACTCATGA
- a CDS encoding TRAP transporter large permease → MSVEILTMLFFGALLLFVMLGTPLAFALGGISVIFLYAEMGDLGFYLLASKMWETMQSPTLMAIPLFVFMAILLEKSGVANDLYDMMHEWWGGLRGGLAIGTVLICVIFAAMSGISGAAVVTMGTIALPKMLERGYDKKLALGAINAGGGWGILIPPSILMVLYSLLTEVSVGRLFAAGIGPGLLLFFLVSVYIGGRCWMQPELGPALPKEERASWGQKFRSLKAVILPILIVVIVLGAIFGGFATPTEAAAIGVFGAMVATGINRQLSWVVIRDASVATLKLTALIMWILFAAHAFSTAYTALGAQSLIQDMMNLVPGGRWGSLIFMLAVLFILGMVLDPVGIMLITLPVFLPVVQSYGFDPIWFGILFIIMMEVGYMTPPFGFNLFYLKGVAPPDVTMGDIYASVTPYVIVTLIGVLLIILIPEIATYLPKYFYG, encoded by the coding sequence ATGAGCGTCGAAATTCTGACCATGCTATTCTTTGGCGCGCTGCTGCTGTTTGTGATGCTCGGCACGCCGCTTGCCTTTGCCCTTGGGGGGATTTCAGTCATCTTCCTGTACGCCGAAATGGGCGATCTAGGGTTCTATCTGCTCGCCTCTAAAATGTGGGAGACGATGCAATCACCCACCCTTATGGCGATCCCGCTGTTTGTCTTCATGGCGATCCTGCTCGAGAAATCGGGGGTCGCGAATGACCTTTACGATATGATGCACGAATGGTGGGGCGGCCTGCGTGGCGGTCTGGCCATCGGCACGGTGCTGATCTGCGTGATCTTTGCCGCCATGTCGGGCATCTCGGGTGCGGCGGTTGTGACAATGGGGACCATCGCGCTGCCCAAGATGCTGGAACGGGGCTATGACAAAAAGCTCGCACTCGGGGCGATCAACGCGGGCGGCGGCTGGGGCATCCTGATCCCGCCCTCGATCCTCATGGTGCTCTATTCGCTGCTCACCGAGGTGTCTGTCGGTCGGCTGTTCGCAGCGGGCATCGGGCCGGGGCTGCTGCTGTTTTTCCTCGTGTCCGTCTATATCGGCGGGCGCTGCTGGATGCAGCCCGAACTCGGTCCTGCCCTGCCAAAGGAAGAACGCGCAAGTTGGGGCCAGAAGTTCCGCTCTCTCAAAGCGGTAATTTTGCCAATCCTGATCGTGGTTATCGTACTTGGTGCCATCTTTGGCGGTTTCGCCACACCGACCGAAGCCGCTGCAATCGGTGTTTTTGGGGCGATGGTCGCAACCGGCATCAACCGGCAACTGTCGTGGGTCGTGATCCGCGACGCGTCGGTTGCGACGCTTAAGCTGACGGCGCTGATCATGTGGATCCTGTTTGCGGCGCACGCCTTTAGCACGGCCTATACGGCGCTTGGGGCACAAAGCCTGATCCAGGACATGATGAACCTTGTGCCCGGTGGGCGTTGGGGGTCGCTGATCTTTATGCTCGCGGTTCTGTTCATCCTTGGCATGGTGCTGGATCCGGTGGGGATCATGTTGATCACCCTGCCCGTGTTCCTGCCTGTGGTGCAGAGCTATGGCTTTGATCCGATCTGGTTCGGCATTCTGTTCATCATCATGATGGAGGTCGGGTATATGACCCCGCCCTTCGGCTTTAACCTCTTTTACCTCAAAGGGGTGGCCCCGCCGGATGTGACGATGGGCGACATCTATGCCTCTGTGACGCCCTATGTGATCGTCACGCTGATCGGGGTCTTGCTGATCATCCTGATCCCCGAGATCGCGACCTATCTGCCCAAGTACTTCTACGGGTAG
- a CDS encoding urease accessory protein UreD — protein sequence MGVIFNWTRPPINIAAHTDQAFAVPMQPRARGALRISSKTYGETSVIDDLYQQGCFKALFPRAAAGGLTGVFLNTSGGMTGGDELSIHATAGADSRLTLTSQAAERVYLAQPGPMAQMTTRLVAKGGARVDWLPQETILFNGSALRRKLDVDLADDACFFGVEPLVFGRVSMGETLTDARFADNITIRRDGRPVFADAVRLSGNIHAQLAGTATAGGNCAMASVIYAAPDAEALLAPLRALLPASAGASLIREGILYARILAPDSYILRQSLVPVIARLHGAAPPKTWML from the coding sequence ATGGGAGTTATTTTCAACTGGACGAGGCCCCCCATCAACATCGCCGCCCATACCGATCAGGCTTTCGCCGTGCCGATGCAACCCCGCGCCCGCGGGGCGTTGCGCATCAGCAGCAAGACCTATGGCGAGACGTCGGTGATCGACGATCTGTACCAGCAGGGCTGCTTCAAGGCGCTCTTTCCGCGGGCGGCGGCGGGTGGTCTGACGGGGGTTTTCCTCAACACCTCTGGCGGGATGACGGGCGGCGACGAGCTGTCGATCCACGCCACTGCCGGTGCGGACAGCCGCCTGACCCTGACCAGTCAGGCTGCCGAACGTGTCTATCTGGCGCAACCCGGCCCGATGGCACAGATGACGACGCGGCTGGTCGCAAAAGGCGGGGCGCGGGTCGATTGGTTGCCACAGGAAACGATCCTGTTCAACGGCTCTGCCCTGCGTCGCAAGCTGGACGTAGATTTAGCTGACGATGCCTGTTTCTTTGGCGTCGAACCGCTGGTCTTTGGACGCGTGTCCATGGGCGAGACGCTAACTGACGCGCGCTTTGCCGATAACATCACGATCCGCCGCGACGGGCGTCCTGTCTTTGCCGACGCCGTGCGCCTGTCTGGCAATATCCACGCGCAGCTGGCGGGCACCGCCACGGCGGGCGGAAACTGCGCTATGGCCAGCGTGATCTATGCCGCCCCCGATGCCGAGGCGCTGCTTGCCCCCCTGCGCGCCCTGCTGCCCGCCAGCGCCGGTGCCAGCCTGATCCGCGAGGGCATTCTTTATGCCCGCATCCTCGCGCCTGACAGTTACATCCTGCGCCAGTCGCTGGTGCCGGTCATCGCCCGCCTGCATGGCGCGGCCCCTCCCAAAACATGGATGCTTTGA
- a CDS encoding urease subunit gamma, giving the protein MQLTPREKDKLLIAMAAEVARKRLARGVKLNHPEAIALITDTVVEGARDGRSVAEMMQAGAQVITRDDCMEGIAEMIHDVQVEATFPDGTKLVTVHNPIR; this is encoded by the coding sequence ATGCAGCTGACCCCCCGTGAAAAAGATAAACTGCTGATCGCCATGGCGGCCGAAGTCGCGCGCAAGCGCTTGGCCCGCGGCGTCAAGCTGAACCACCCCGAAGCGATTGCCCTGATCACCGATACCGTCGTCGAAGGCGCACGCGATGGCCGCAGCGTGGCCGAGATGATGCAGGCCGGTGCCCAAGTCATCACCCGCGACGACTGTATGGAAGGCATCGCCGAGATGATCCACGACGTGCAGGTCGAAGCCACTTTCCCCGACGGGACCAAGCTGGTCACCGTGCACAACCCCATCCGCTAG
- a CDS encoding DUF6732 family protein, which produces MKYLMILPAALLAGPALAHPGAHIAPHGAEWMPVFMGLAVIATAAIVALRGRTKAPRKARQ; this is translated from the coding sequence ATGAAATATCTGATGATCCTGCCCGCCGCCCTTTTGGCCGGCCCGGCCCTTGCCCACCCCGGTGCGCACATCGCCCCCCATGGTGCTGAATGGATGCCTGTCTTTATGGGCCTTGCCGTCATCGCCACCGCCGCGATCGTCGCCCTGCGCGGGCGGACCAAGGCCCCCCGCAAGGCGCGCCAATGA
- a CDS encoding urease subunit beta yields the protein MIPGEVLCAAGDITLNADRTAITLMVANTGDRPVQVGSHYHFAETNPALDFDRTAARGHRLDIAAGTAVRFEPGQRREVHLIPLAGDRKVYGFNAEVMGAL from the coding sequence ATGATCCCCGGCGAAGTGCTCTGTGCCGCGGGGGACATCACCCTGAACGCGGATCGCACGGCCATCACCCTGATGGTCGCCAATACCGGCGACCGTCCGGTGCAGGTCGGCAGCCATTATCATTTCGCCGAAACCAACCCCGCGCTTGATTTTGACCGCACCGCTGCACGCGGCCACCGTCTGGACATCGCCGCAGGCACCGCCGTGCGCTTTGAACCCGGTCAACGCCGAGAGGTGCATCTGATCCCGCTTGCCGGTGACCGCAAGGTGTACGGGTTCAACGCTGAAGTGATGGGCGCGCTCTAA
- the ureC gene encoding urease subunit alpha, whose protein sequence is MTTTLPRSEYAAMYGPTTGDRLRLADTDLIIEVERDLTTYGEEVKFGGGKVIRDGMGQSQVTRANGAVDTVITNALIVDHSGIYKADVALKDGRIAAIGKAGNPDTQPNVDIIIGPGTEIIAGEGRILTAGGFDSHIHFIAPQQMEDALHSGVTTCFGGGTGPAHGTLATTCTPGPWHIGRMLQAMDGVVMNIGLAGKGNASQPGALIEMVNGGACALKLHEDWGTTPAAIDCCLSVADDMDVQVMIHTDTLNESGFVEHTLGAIKGRTIHAFHTEGAGGGHAPDIIKICGEEHVLPSSTNPTRPFTVNTLEEHLDMLMVCHHLDKSIPEDVAFAESRIRRETIAAEDILHDIGAFSIIASDSQAMGRVGEVLIRTWQTADKMRKQRGRLPQETGDNDNFRVKRYIAKYTINPAIAHGVSREVGSIEVGKKADLVLWNPAFFGVKPEMVLMSGMIVVAQMGDPNASIPTPQPVYTRPMFGAYGSALQHCAVTFISEAAQSGGLRDRLGLRKQTIAVQNTRNIGKSDLIHNSATPKVEVNPETYEVRADGELLTCAPAETVPMAQRYFMF, encoded by the coding sequence ATGACCACCACACTCCCCCGCTCTGAATATGCAGCGATGTACGGCCCCACCACGGGCGACCGGCTACGGCTGGCTGACACCGATCTGATCATCGAGGTCGAACGCGATCTGACGACCTATGGCGAAGAGGTGAAGTTCGGCGGCGGCAAGGTGATCCGTGACGGCATGGGCCAGTCGCAGGTCACGCGGGCGAATGGTGCGGTGGATACCGTGATTACCAACGCGCTGATCGTCGACCACTCCGGTATCTACAAGGCGGATGTGGCGCTGAAGGACGGGCGCATCGCGGCGATTGGCAAGGCGGGCAACCCCGACACCCAGCCCAACGTCGACATCATCATCGGACCGGGAACCGAGATCATCGCCGGCGAAGGGCGCATCCTGACCGCCGGCGGTTTCGACAGCCACATCCACTTTATCGCACCCCAGCAAATGGAGGACGCGCTCCATTCCGGTGTGACCACCTGCTTTGGCGGCGGCACCGGTCCTGCGCATGGCACGCTCGCCACCACCTGCACCCCCGGCCCATGGCATATCGGGCGCATGTTGCAGGCGATGGACGGCGTGGTGATGAATATCGGCCTCGCGGGCAAGGGCAACGCAAGCCAGCCCGGTGCCCTGATCGAAATGGTGAACGGCGGGGCCTGTGCGCTGAAGCTGCACGAAGATTGGGGCACCACCCCCGCCGCGATTGATTGCTGCCTGTCGGTCGCGGACGACATGGACGTGCAGGTGATGATCCACACCGATACGTTGAATGAATCCGGCTTTGTCGAACATACGCTCGGCGCGATTAAGGGCCGGACGATCCATGCCTTCCATACCGAGGGCGCAGGCGGCGGCCACGCCCCCGACATCATCAAGATTTGCGGCGAAGAACACGTGCTGCCGTCATCGACCAACCCCACGCGCCCGTTTACGGTGAACACGCTCGAAGAGCATCTGGACATGCTGATGGTCTGTCACCACCTCGATAAATCCATCCCCGAAGACGTCGCCTTTGCCGAAAGCCGGATTAGACGCGAGACGATTGCCGCCGAGGATATCCTGCATGACATCGGCGCGTTCTCGATCATCGCTAGCGACAGTCAGGCCATGGGACGTGTGGGCGAGGTGCTGATCCGCACGTGGCAAACCGCCGACAAGATGCGCAAGCAGCGCGGGCGCTTGCCGCAAGAAACCGGCGACAACGACAATTTCCGCGTCAAACGATATATCGCGAAATACACGATCAATCCGGCAATCGCCCATGGTGTCAGCCGCGAGGTCGGCTCGATAGAGGTCGGCAAAAAGGCCGATCTGGTGCTGTGGAATCCCGCCTTCTTTGGAGTGAAGCCTGAGATGGTGTTGATGTCGGGCATGATCGTCGTGGCCCAGATGGGCGACCCGAATGCGTCGATCCCCACGCCGCAACCAGTCTATACCCGCCCGATGTTCGGGGCTTATGGCAGCGCGCTTCAACATTGCGCCGTGACCTTTATCTCGGAAGCCGCGCAATCGGGCGGACTGCGCGACAGACTTGGCCTGCGCAAACAGACCATCGCGGTGCAAAACACCCGCAACATCGGCAAATCCGATCTGATCCATAACTCGGCCACCCCCAAGGTAGAGGTAAACCCCGAAACCTACGAAGTCCGCGCAGATGGCGAGCTGCTAACCTGCGCGCCCGCTGAAACCGTCCCCATGGCGCAACGCTATTTCATGTTCTGA
- a CDS encoding urease accessory protein UreE, with protein MTDLPPAHMIKRHGQWDHADDSCVLTYDDRFLRRKRLLTSHNRGFLVDLAHTESLNHGDAFELEGGKIIEVIAAREALLEITGADLVRLAWHIGNRHCPCQLEPGRLLIQNDHVIRDMLTKLGATLRDVSEPFIPEGGAYGHGRTHSHAH; from the coding sequence ATGACCGATCTCCCCCCCGCCCATATGATCAAACGCCACGGCCAGTGGGACCACGCGGATGACAGCTGCGTGTTGACCTACGACGACCGTTTTTTACGCCGCAAGCGGTTGCTCACCAGTCACAATCGCGGCTTTCTGGTGGATCTGGCGCATACGGAATCACTGAACCACGGGGATGCGTTCGAACTCGAAGGCGGCAAGATCATCGAAGTCATCGCCGCACGCGAAGCCCTGCTCGAGATCACCGGCGCCGATCTGGTGCGTCTGGCGTGGCATATCGGCAACCGGCACTGCCCCTGCCAGCTTGAACCGGGTCGGCTGTTGATCCAGAACGACCACGTGATCCGCGACATGCTGACCAAGCTCGGCGCGACGCTGCGCGATGTGTCCGAACCGTTCATTCCCGAAGGCGGTGCCTATGGCCACGGGCGCACCCACAGCCACGCGCATTAG